A stretch of Camelina sativa cultivar DH55 chromosome 18, Cs, whole genome shotgun sequence DNA encodes these proteins:
- the LOC104760843 gene encoding LON peptidase N-terminal domain and RING finger protein 3, whose product MNTQEVRVVPRGNRRRKAVIDLNAVPGDQEGTSASSVRALTTVPPVVESQPVPTPIDVDAIEDDVIESSASAFAEAKSKSRNARRRSLMVDVESGGTTRVPANLSNKRRRIPSSEPIIDCEQASINVVEVDMLSRLSRSKAPAPASPPEEPKFTCPICMCAFTEEMSTKCGHIFCKGCIKTAISRQAKCPTCRKKVTAKELIRVFLPATR is encoded by the exons ATACTCAAGAGGTGAGAGTCGTACCTCGAGGAAATCGACGGAGGAAAGCTGTGATTGATCTGAATGCTGTACCTGGAGATCAAGAAGGCACTTCTGCTTCTTCTGTTAGAGCTCTTACCACCGTGCCTCCTGTGGTAGAGTCTCAGCCTGTTCCTACTCCGATTGATGTTGATGCTATTGAAGATGATGTTATTGAATCATCCGCAAGTGCTTTTGCTGAA gCTAAAAGCAAATCTAGAAATGCACGTCGGAGATCCTTGATGGTTGATGTAGAGTCAg GAGGTACAACTAGGGTGCCTGCTAACTTGAGCAACAAACGTAGAAGGATTCCTTCTAGTGAACCTATCATTGACTGTGAGCAAGCCTCTATAAATGTCGTTGAAGTCGACATGTTATCG AGACTGTCTAGATCGAAGGCTCCAGCTCCTGCTTCCCCACCTGAAGAGCCGAAATTTACTTGTCCCATCTGTATGTGCGCCTTCACAGAGGAGATGTCAACCAAGTGCGGTCACATCTTCTGCAAGGGATGTATAAAGACGGCAATATCTCGTCAGGCAAAATGCCCTACTTGCAGGAAAAAGGTTACTGCAAAAGAGCTCATTCGAGTATTCCTTCCAGCCACTAGATGA